The sequence below is a genomic window from Marmota flaviventris isolate mMarFla1 chromosome 9, mMarFla1.hap1, whole genome shotgun sequence.
ACTTTCCATGTATACATGATATACAGAATGATATTTTgatgaagaaatatatatatatatatatatatatatatatatatatatatataaattaattttttgatggATATATACACTATTCAACATGCACTACCACAATATTTACTGACTTTATCATTTATTGAGtattatataaggcatacatatAAATGACAAAGTTTCATACACAGGAAGTCTAAGTAAACTATTTCAATGTACTAAACAGTCTAATCCTTTCTAAACCAACTTCCAGAGGTTCTATAGcagacctttatttttgtttaatattctaTCTGTCCACATGTGTACCAACATCACAATTTCTAAAAAACAATGCAGTTTTATGTCAAGAATTGACATCTATTATTGGAACTCCCTCAGGTTCTCTCTTTTTCAAGATATTGCCCTAGTTTTTCTTGGTACTGTGCATTTCAAAGTTTGGCATCTATTTGAGTATTTTAAAACACTGGTAAATTTTTTATTGCTCCTCCATTAAacttatagaaaattttaaggaGAACTCACTTATTCACAACATTTATTAATTCCAACCATAGACATGTTATATTGCTacccttaaatattttttcaaaaatttgtagtgatattattttatattataacatGAAAGTCATGTGACTTGTTCATTAGATGTTTcttaaatactttaattttcattGCTAGTGTAgcacatattttaaattgatacTCAAATATCATGCTCTAAGAGTTGCCAtgtaattgatattttatatgatGACCTTATAGTAACAATTTTTCAAGTGtcactcattttaaaatttaaacttttttgggagggggggaTTTCCATGTAAAAGGTTATGTCTTTTAAAAGTGAgcaattacaattttatttttttctttcttaaataaaacactatatatatgcatatttatacatatatatatacacacattcatatgTGTATGTTCAATAAAGATAGATACTATAGTTTAATCGAAATCTGAGGCAACACTTAGCACAGGGTAGATAGAGTGTCTTAAAAGTTGTTATTGATGATGCATTATTTTTTGTAGTGTATACCTGAAAAACACAATAGCATAGCTGCTTTGTCTACATCAGTATGTCACGAGAAATCTATGTGGAAAGAgtgtgaaataaaattcaaacatgTATACTGATCTGGAAGACAAATCAAACTGAATAtcaaaaggtccatcaacattaaCTCATCTAAATGTTGAaatcaaggaaaatattttagtttcctATGCCTTTTCTATGTAGACCTTTCAAAGAATTATTGCATATAGTAAATAGTTATTGATAAACTTATTTATTATATACACATTCTATATCGGACTTGAAATGAGACGTTTGCACATATTTTCCCATAACCTCCACATGGCACCTTTAACCTCTGTATTTCTCAAACTATAGATAATGGGATTCAGCATGGGTATCACCAGGGTATAAAATAAAGAGGTCATCTTGTCAGTATCAAAGGAGTGACTGGACTTGGGCTGCCCATACATGAAGAATAGAGTCCCGTATAATACAACTACCACTGtcaggtgagacccacaggtggagaaggctttacTCCTGCCCTCTGCAGAGTTCATCCTAAGGATGGCCAGGAGGATCAGAATGTAGGAGACAAGGATGATCAGAAGAGATGAAACAAAAGTAAATGCTGAAAAGATCAATATTATTAACTCAGTCTCTCGTGTACTTGAGCAAATCAAAGTCAACAAGGGAAGACTGTCACAATAGAAATGACTGATAACATTATTGCCACAGAAGGTAGAGATAAAAATTTTtatggtggttaccagagaaAGAGAGGCACTGTATAGAGACGGGATTACCACCAGCACCCAGCAAACTCTTTTTGACATGATGACTGTGTAGAGCAGAGGGTTGCAGATGGCCACGTATCGGTCATAAGCCATTGCTGAGAGAATATAAAGCTCATTAAGGACAAAAAAGATAATGAATGCTAACTGTGTAGCACACCAATTGTAGGAAATTATGTTTTGAATAGCTACAAAATTTACCAACATTTTGGGTCCCACAGCTGTTGAGTTACCAAGATCAATGAAAGCCAGgtgtttgagaaaaaaatacatgggtGTTTGTAGCCTGGAGTCCACCTCAGTGAGGATGATAATGCCCAAATTGCCCAGCAGTGAGACCATGTAGATGATGAAGAACAGCCCAAAGAAGGGAGCCTGCAACTCAGGGTGGTTTGTGATGCCCATTAAGATGAATTCATTGAACACTGTAAGATTCTCTTTATCCATCCAGGCCATTAATTTACCTGATTGTGGGAAGTATCATCAAAAATCCTTGGGTTTCAGGAGGTATATCACCTGTTAAAATTTGATGTTCTAAAAATTACATGTAAGATAGacttaaggaatttttttttaaaactggggattgaactctcagGGACTCAAATATagagctatattccccagccctattttgttttgtatttagagacagggtctcactgacttgctaaGCACCTTcctgttgctggggctggctttgaagtcaggatcctcctgactcagcctcccaagctgctggtatcaCAAGCGTGCACCACAGTTCCTGGCATGAAagatttttgtacattttgttgttgttgttgctgttactTCTTTGTTGTGTTTGGTATCCGTGGATGTTCTGTTGCTGAACTGCAtaaccagccctttttagttttaacttaaaaaaaattagacaggACTTTGCTAATTTTCCAAGCCTGGCCTTatatttacaatcctcctgtttcagcctccctgTGTAGGTAAGGGTTAAGCATGAGTCCCCAAGCCCAGCAGGCCTATATTTTTTGACATGAAGCAATTTAAAATGACTCTCCTCCATCCCTGAAGCTAAAACCTAACTTGAAAACCATTATGGCATTATGTTATCTTATTTCCATTACTTTGAAAATTGGTTTGCTTGTAATTCATAATTTACTGGTGTATCTGATAACACTATAAACTGACAGTTGTTTTCCTTATCTTTTTCACTGCTGATATTTTACTCCTTATTCTTAATTGGTCATGTTTTACACAGGGGCCTCTGTTTCATTACCATATAATTCCCATTTCAAATGTAGATGTGAGTATTCAACCATTATTAACATGTTAATAAGATCATTATaggaataaataagaattttaaaatctacattaAATTTGGGTTAATCACAATTTTGGCTAAGATATTTAATATTAAGAAATCTAAATATAATCTATCAAGTTATCAGattatatcagaaagaaaaaaataaatattccaatatacaaataaataatgccATTAATTATGTCTCAAAACAATACAGATTTAGAATTGGAAGACAATTTCATTGTCGATAGAATATATCAGAAAAGTTAAACTGCACTTAgtcttaaaaggagaaaattaaaacttttgaaaaaaagttaGAGATGTCCCATATAAATTTGTAGAAGTGCTATATGCCTGGATTATACAACAGTGTCACAAAATGTCAATTCTTTTTATTAACTAATAATTGTTTATTCATGTATATGATGTACATTATGATAATTTGATATGCATATGTCCAGTGTTTAATGGCCAAATCAGTGTAAAGAATACTTCTATCTCATCAAATGTGAATCATTGTCATATGCCAGAATATGAATCATCCCATAATCTTTtggtaattttcaaaaatatcctAGTTTACTGTTACCAGTATTTAACCTGCTGTGCTATCCAAAATCATGACATATTCCTCCTCTCTGACCATGTTTTGGAGCCCTTTCTTACTCCTTCCTGTTCCTCCCATATAGTTCCCAATCTCTAGTGATCACTGCTTCACTTTCTTCTATGAGTTGCACTTTTTAGTTTCCatcaatgaataaaatgttttatttgtctttctgtgtctgatatATTTTGCTTCATATACATGTCGCTACAACTGACTTTGCCCAAAGTAATCTATTTATTTGATGACTTTCCAAACTCTTAATAGTGTATTTTTGTAGGATATGACAATGACTCTACTACTTATATAGAAAATGGAAACGATAAAAAATACACAAGACATGCATCAAACTTCCCTATGTTACCAGATTTTAAGGAGTGTTAAGACAACATGGCAATGGAACAAAACAGGGtactcagaaaacaaaacaaaacatgtttttaatgAATTGTACTATATGATATGACACCAAGAAACTTAGGAAGGGGACTTAGGAAGAAGAATCatgaatatttctaaaaatgtatttgGCTCAGCAGTCTTTCAGTGAGTAAGCATCCGCAGaaatatgtattaattatttaaaatcataagtGAAAATGACAAATACCTACATTCTTTCATGCAACACAGCTGGCAAGCTAATGAGAGCtgtttctatttccatttcttattttaaaaggtacACTGCACTGTCTAAATTGATAAATACTAACTGTGTTATGCAAAGGGCATTTGTGAATCATATGAAATCAGCATCAATCTTCCTCAATTACATCTCTGAAACAagtgctgttaaaaaaaaaaaaaatcaagtttgtgtgacttcaggaaaaaaaaatgcacttattTATCTGTGACCTTTGGGCTTCAAAGTCCAACCCCAGATCTAGATAATGTGACTTTTAGTGATGAACCCTGCAGGTTTTTGTACTGGGTcagtgagtgttttttttttttttttatttttattgatgttttataTATTGGGGAAAATACAcagcataaaatttaccattttaaccatttttaagtgttcttAGTTCAAAAGTATTAAAGACCTTTCTATAGTGTTGGTAATTATTTTTACTTGCCTAACatctatattattttttccttaaatgttcaAGAATAGGTAAGAATAATATCCTTACAAACTATTGAAACCTGCATTATTCAATGTAATTATATTCCCTTATCTAAGattctaaaaaaaagaacaattggcTGAGTTATATGGTCTTTTCTTTGTACCTGTGTCATGTAACTTGTACCTGTGGAGAGGTATGTGCAACCTCTTACTCTCTTCTTCCCATCCTCCAAAATACGTTTCCATATTCACTTGTGGTATATATTATCCATgaagttaaaaacaaatgttATCAATGCTTTTAGgtaatttcataaaagaaaattgtatttCAAAGCATTGAACTGGGAATTGTTTAAGAAGTGTGTTATTTAATAGCAAGTATATGTACTAGCTGTGACTTGGTTCATGGAAGGGAACTATTAAAACCCTGTAATGTCTTGCATGACATTGgccatataattttaaaaatgattattagaTTTTTGACACATTTCCTGACATTCGGAACCTTAATCCCCAGTGAAAACAGATCATGAAGAAAACTCTTCATGCATTTAGGTAACACCATACAAtagaagaagataaaaaatgCTTAGAACTAAGTCTCTAAATTGTGAAAATTTCACCCAAACTGAAATCTAAGCCcaaatatttgatttataattcttACATGGGTGACCTTCCCTAACCCTTCATTGGTATTAAACTCAATTTTACCCCCATTAAAACATATTGTGGAGATAGTTCTACGTTTTATGCCTCATCATTCATATACGAACAACTGCAAATTTAATACAGAAGCAGAGGTATCCTGTTATTGTGTTGTATACTAACCTAAATCAGAACATTGACTATTTTAACTTGCTTTTACCATCTCTTTCAATTGCAAATCCCACTGTTATTATGCTTCCTCATCTGTCATCACTTTGTGCCACTTCTCCCATGGTCTGCAGACATGGTGGACTTGTTCTGACACCTTGACAGCTTTGCACATTGAGTATTCTCCTTCTTTCCTGAGGACAAAGTGTCTAGAGAGCTTTCAAGACAGTCTGAACATCCCTGGGATTTCACAAATGACAAGGACCAATATTCAACCAATAAGGGTCTTCTAGGAATCAATGAGTAAATGTCCAAGCTCCTGTGTCCTTCCTTGGCACTACTCCATGGAAAGTTCAGCAGAACCTCTCAAATCATCTTATATGTGTGAACCTCAGTTTTTTATGGCTGTACAACATTCTTTGCTAAACGTGtcattagctttaaccctattcatatATTCTCCATTCCACCATTTATGCTTTCTGGAATCACTTATGAAATAAACATCATATACTTACATCTTTTCTTCAGAAGCTGCTCTTGTGGGAATTCATACTGTGTCCAATCCAGTCTTACATGGTGTTAATGAAAGCAGACCACATTTAACTATGGCACATGTGCAACTCTACTGGTGCATgatagaaagagaaaacaatagcATTAATTTACTGCATAACTGGAAGTCCTATCAGAAAGCTATTTTTATTTGAGGCACTTACACTCAACATCAACACCCTATATTCTTTCTCAATATATTCATTGATTAGAAGAGTATAGCATAGAAATACTAACAAAGAGAATCAGGGTTCCTTACCACCTTCAAAAAACACAACAATAGTATTTAAAACCACCTCATTCTTCCAGAAAACATAAGCTTGGGATGTAGATTAGTGACTACGACAAAATATACTAAGTCTGGCATTGCTGAGTAGAATTTTGAGTGTAGTTTAAATTGAAGAACAGTGTCAATCCCTAGAACTAATCTGGTAATCATGATGACCAGTTCCAACTACACACCTAAAATGAGAAGTGGGTTCTTGTTCTCCTGTATGACTACT
It includes:
- the LOC114081156 gene encoding olfactory receptor 8K3-like yields the protein MDKENLTVFNEFILMGITNHPELQAPFFGLFFIIYMVSLLGNLGIIILTEVDSRLQTPMYFFLKHLAFIDLGNSTAVGPKMLVNFVAIQNIISYNWCATQLAFIIFFVLNELYILSAMAYDRYVAICNPLLYTVIMSKRVCWVLVVIPSLYSASLSLVTTIKIFISTFCGNNVISHFYCDSLPLLTLICSSTRETELIILIFSAFTFVSSLLIILVSYILILLAILRMNSAEGRSKAFSTCGSHLTVVVVLYGTLFFMYGQPKSSHSFDTDKMTSLFYTLVIPMLNPIIYSLRNTEVKGAMWRLWENMCKRLISSPI